The window GGCAGTGGCATTAGCAGATCTTCTAGCTAATCTTGCTCTTTCCTTATCCAATTTCGCCTTCCAGTCCGGCCGGATCATGTCTGAAGCTACGACATCTGCATTGTTCTGCGTTCTAGAGCCACGACGCTCTGCGCTTGGTTCAATATCATTGTTTGAGGGTTCTTTTGGTAGTTTGTACGTAGACGGTTTCATTCCGCCAATACCGACTCTTCTATCTGCCTTAGCTTCATAGGTGACTGCGAAATTTGGAGTCGCACAGTATGCGCAATTGGGTGGATCGGAAGTCAAGAGGTTTGGatccttttcatcatcattggtgaCTGGTTGCGTCGGGTCTACTTCGTCATGAGGGAAGTGCGGTTCAGCTCTCTTTATCTGGACAAAGCATTCGGTGCAGATCGGTTGCAAACAACAGTTTGAGTAGTTTAATGGCTCCGGATAATATAGAAAGCAAATGGGACATTCTGCTCCATTTTTGTACAACGAGTATTTCAGATCGTCACTTGCAAGGAAGgaattgttctttgatgtAGAATTAGGCTTTTTAGACTCCAGTTTTtgttccaagaaattctCATTTTCTATCTCTTGCCAGATAATTCGCTTTCTATAAAGTCTTGCcttgaaaatcttggaCCTCATACGGCGTTGCTCTCTCTTGGACAAAGTCTTATcgatcaattcatcgaaattTGTCTTCTTTAAATTACCAACTGCCACGTCCTCatatttctccaaattttcaTCGAATGAAGCATGCAGAGGCAGACC of the Torulaspora delbrueckii CBS 1146 chromosome 7, complete genome genome contains:
- the SIP5 gene encoding Sip5p (similar to Saccharomyces cerevisiae SIP5 (YMR140W); ancestral locus Anc_2.389), whose translation is MGNAPGKLGDGTSGPGETGNYRTSSGRSMSASSAGTGNRIPPWNAEYNVRSRRGASLVGNILSTSGRSRADSVGGSQPSKRKSTKEREQAKETHAKQLVVKFDETVDGGFLAPYGCYGFEKLDYDADVVRSLIIDRKLAPFYTPLQDFDESWTKEELIKIVDGLPLHASFDENLEKYEDVAVGNLKKTNFDELIDKTLSKREQRRMRSKIFKARLYRKRIIWQEIENENFLEQKLESKKPNSTSKNNSFLASDDLKYSLYKNGAECPICFLYYPEPLNYSNCCLQPICTECFVQIKRAEPHFPHDEVDPTQPVTNDDEKDPNLLTSDPPNCAYCATPNFAVTYEAKADRRVGIGGMKPSTYKLPKEPSNNDIEPSAERRGSRTQNNADVVASDMIRPDWKAKLDKERARLARRSANATAIHVSNRLIDPDHPSRRGSNYDSSSNRDVQDLEEEMLARAIRLSIADEEVRNQKKSNSR